One segment of Rosa chinensis cultivar Old Blush chromosome 6, RchiOBHm-V2, whole genome shotgun sequence DNA contains the following:
- the LOC112173037 gene encoding flavonol synthase/flavanone 3-hydroxylase codes for MHIALLCLVIVLAKLMDVERVQALALRGLNELPAKFIRPTHEQPENSKALEGVTVPVISLAKPHDIVVKEVAEAASEWGFFLITDHGIPASLIEQLQKVGKEFFMLPQEEKEAYANDPANGKFDGYGTTMTKNLDEKVEWIDYFFHVTAPPYKVNDEIWPRNPPSYREVNEEYSREMLRVTDKLLELLSESLGLDKQVLKSHVGGDKIELEMKINMYPPCPQPQLALGVEPHTDMSALTLLVSNDVPGLQLWKDGNWVSVNYLTKTGAIFVHIGDQMEVLSNGKYKSVLHRSLVNKERLRMSWAVFVVPPHEAVIGPLPELLDEQNPAKYSTKTYAEYRHRKFNKIPQ; via the exons ATGCACATTGCACTACTTTGCTTAGTAATTGTCCTTGCAAAATTAATGGACGTAGAGAGAGTCCAAGCCTTGGCCTTGCGTGGGCTCAACGAGCTCCCAGCGAAGTTCATCCGCCCGACTCATGAGCAACCCGAGAACAGCAAGGCCTTGGAGGGAGTCACCGTGCCGGTGATCTCCCTGGCTAAACCACATGACATTGTCGTGAAGGAAGTGGCTGAGGCAGCCTCCGAGTGGGGCTTCTTTCTCATCACTGACCATGGCATACCAGCTTCTTTGATAGAGCAGTTACAGAAGGTGGGCAAAGAGTTCTTTATGCTGCCACAGGAGGAAAAAGAGGCTTATGCAAATGACCCTGCTAATGGCAAATTTGATGGGTATGGAACCACGATGACTAAGAACCTTGATGAAAAGGTTGAGTGGATTGACTATTTCTTTCACGTCACTGCTCCTCCATATAAGGTCAACGATGAAATCTGGCCTAGGAATCCTCCATCATACAG GGAAGTAAATGAAGAATACAGTAGGGAAATGCTGAGAGTAACAGACAAGCTACTGGAGTTGCTTTCCGAGAGTCTAGGCCTGGACAAGCAGGTACTAAAATCACATGTCGGAGGTGACAAAATAGAGCTGGAAATGAAGATAAACATGTACCCGCCATGCCCACAGCCGCAACTGGCTCTCGGAGTTGAGCCTCACACAGACATGTCGGCCCTCACCTTGCTGGTTTCGAACGATGTTCCTGGTCTTCAGCTGTGGAAAGATGGTAACTGGGTTTCAGTAAATTACCTAACCAAGACAGGAGCAATCTTCGTTCACATTGGTGATCAGATGGAGGTGTTGAGCAATGGCAAGTACAAGAGTGTTCTTCACAGGAGCTTGGTGAACAAGGAACGGTTGCGCATGTCGTGGGCTGTGTTCGTTGTGCCGCCGCATGAGGCGGTCATTGGGCCTCTGCCAGAGCTTTTGGATGAACAAAACCCTGCCAAATACTCTACCAAAACATATGCTGAATACCGGCACCGCAAATTCAACAAAATCCCACAGTGA